One Manihot esculenta cultivar AM560-2 chromosome 6, M.esculenta_v8, whole genome shotgun sequence DNA segment encodes these proteins:
- the LOC110616877 gene encoding cysteine-rich receptor-like protein kinase 1 — MQFSFKILQNISWILLIFLIFFLLSSSAARSSEIHLICGAPKDDLSSAVSTSFVPNFVKVMESIQQQVSSRNWGHSAVIQPLPEVYALAQCHSDLSSLDCKLCFSQGRVKLPRCLPNTAARIFLDGCFLRYDNYNFLHESIDPTYDNVNCSHPTGALTDSSLHTAFKKKVAEVITNVTDRALENGTFATVEGKGGGIPVYALAQCWNSLTYWGCRACLLKAGSQLKQCAPGSQGQALFTGCYMRYSTERFFNTSSGRASRCRTKAVIAIAMAAAAFIVLASFGAFIGYQRVSKRREEQNNIRGLATRSNLNFKYEVLEKSTNFFSDDMKLGQGGAGSVFKGSLPDGRTVAVKRLVYNTRQWVDQFFNEVNLISDIQHKNLVRLLGCSIEGPESLIVYEYVPNRSLDQILFVKNILSWQQRYNIILGTAEGLAYLHGGSGVKIIHRDIKTSNILLDEKLTPKIADFGLARCFATENTHISTGIAGTLGYMAPEYLIRGQLTEKADVYGFGVLVLEIATGKKNSIYSQGSNSILHSVWKHYKAKTLAQAIDPRLSDRNPGKDAENVLQIGLLCTQASASLRPSMTEVVQMLTDSEFEIPSPKQPPFLNASVLSADDSTENSMTIVSLTRTSSIPLNLQEITRLPSNGSQDSFVTASAGWDCASVENSEPR; from the exons ATgcaattttcattcaaaatcctCCAGAATATTTCATGGATTTTGTTGATTttcctcattttcttccttctttcttcCTCTGCTGCCCGTAGCTCTGAAATCCACCTTATCTGCGGTGCCCCAAAGGACGACCTCAGTTCTGCCGTTTCCACGTCTTTCGTTCCAAATTTTGTTAAAGTTATGGAATCTATCCAACAACAAGTGTCTAGTAGAAATTGGGGACATTCTGCTGTTATCCAGCCATTGCCTGAGGTCTATGCCTTAGCCCAGTGCCACAGTGATCTCTCTAGCCTTGATTGCAAACTCTGTTTTAGCCAAGGTAGAGTTAAGCTCCCCCGTTGCCTCCCTAACACCGCTGCTCGTATCTTTCTTGATGGATGCTTTCTTCGTTACGATAATTACAACTTCCTCCATGAATCCATCGACCCCACTTATGATAACGTGAACTGTAGCCATCCAACAGGTGCTTTGACAGATAGCTCTTTGCATACGGCTTTTAAGAAAAAGGTTGCAGAAGTGATCACAAATGTCACTGACAGAGCCCTCGAAAATGGAACTTTTGCCACTGTGGAGGGAAAAGGAGGAGGTATTCCAGTTTATGCATTGGCCCAGTGTTGGAATTCGCTTACTTATTGGGGTTGCAGAGCTTGCTTGCTGAAGGCAGGCTCACAATTGAAGCAATGTGCTCCTGGGTCACAGGGCCAGGCTCTTTTTACCGGTTGTTATATGAGATATTCTACTGAGAGATTCTTCAACACCAGCTCAGGAAGAGCAAGTAGATGTC GCACCAAAGCTGTTATAGCAATTGCTATGGCAGCGGCCGCGTTCATTGTGCTGGCTTCCTTTGGTGCTTTTATTGGGTATCAGAGAGTATCAAAAAGGAGAGAAG AACAAAACAATATCAGGGGCCTTGCAACAAGGTCTAATCTGAACTTCAAGTATGAAGTCCTTGAGAAGTCGACCAATTTTTTCAGCGATGACATGAAATTAGGCCAAGGAGGAGCTGGTTCTGTATTTAAAGGAAGCCTACCTGATGGAAGAACGGTTGCAGTTAAGAGATTAGTCTACAATACACGGCAATGGGTTGATCAGTTCTTCAATGAAGTGAATTTGATCAGTGATATTCAGCACAAAAATCTTGTAAGACTTTTGGGTTGCAGTATTGAAGGTCCTGAGAGCCTTATTGTTTATGAATATGTACCCAACAGGAGCCTTGATCAAATTCTTTTCG TGAAGAATATCCTAAGCTGGCAACAGCGGTACAATATCATCCTTGGAACAGCAGAAGGGCTTGCATATCTCCATGGAGGTTCAGGAGTGAAAATTATTCACAGAGACATAAAAACTAGCAATATTCTCCTTGATGAGAAGCTTACTCCAAAGATTGCTGATTTTGGACTTGCTCGTTGCTTTGCTACCGAAAATACCCATATTAGCACCGGCATTGCAGGAACACT GGGATATATGGCTCCTGAGTATCTCATTCGAGGGCAGTTAACAGAAAAAGCAGATGTTTATGGTTTTGGTGTTCTCGTCCTGGAGATTGCTACTGGCAAAAAGAACAGCATTTACTCTCAGGGATCCAATTCAATTTTGCACTCT GTATGGAAGCATTACAAGGCAAAAACACTTGCTCAAGCCATAGATCCTCGTCTGAGTGATAGAAATCCTGGGAAAGATGCAGAAAATGTGCTTCAAATAGGACTTCTATGTACACAAGCTTCTGCTTCACTGAGACCGTCCATGACTGAAGTAGTTCAGATGCTAACCGATAGCGAATTTGAAATCCCTTCACCAAAGCAACCTCCTTTCTTGAATGCTAGTGTGCTTAGTGCAGATGACTCTACAGAAAACTCCATGACAATAGTTTCACTTACAAGGACTTCTTCCATACCCTTAAATCTGCAGGAAATAACTAGATTGCCCTCAAATGGTAGCCAAGATTCATTCGTTACAGCTAGTGCTGGATGGGATTGTGCTTCAGTGGAGAATTCTGAGCCAAGATAG